attcatttctaaatgttaatttcctttattcttcattatatctatttttactgtaaaatagtcaacttttcatgtcaggaaaaacagaaaccctatttcagctttgtgaagggcattttgtggcgtcttctcttctttgtgttgttgttttttcaacacaaaccactgagtcacacactagagcagctggagccaaaagctgcttctccatttagtaagtttttactaagagcatgatgggagaaattgctaaaagaatctagttgtagtcttgtaaatagtgaccctgcaagattgacagtctgtctaaaatctaagtctgagactaaaaactctcaacacttgtctttagatgtgagcaggtgtgacaccatagttttccaggagtcttttcacagaaaagtaaaatagtaataattttcattgtagaaagaaaattcacattataaaaatggtctagaagcataaatggcacactgtgaaagctcctatgattgcacttttaactggttttttcagcttgtctacatatcatatataaatgaagttattactgtcaataaaacgtgtattttcaataaatagatggactccagagggttaaaataaacttttggggTATAGGACCAGACTTTTTTCCAGTCTATGCTTGGGACAAACCTACTCCAGTAAAAAAATACAGGGGGTGTAGAGACGAGTTGGTCTTGAAACAAGGATCTTATTTTAGAGTTTGAGCCTCTATAAGTGGAAAAGCAAACCAAAGGAAGCCGAGTAAATATTTTCTTCTGATGCATAAGAAGCATTAGACGTAGAGCATCCTGGGCGTGGCCTCCACCTGCTGCTCCACTGTGTGAACTGGGCTTATGTTCAGACCTGTAGCTGCATGTACTGACGGCGCTGCCCGGATCCTATTATACCTACAGTAAAATATGAGGTTGACAACTAAATGATGCGGTTTTATGCAGCCGTCGGTGGATCTGAAGGTCCCTGGATTTTTATATTGCCTCTTTAAACAGACTTCTGCTCCTGCTCGGCTTGATCATCTTCACTTTAGTAAGTATTTctcaacatttaaatgtcaaatgatCTTAGTGGCTGCTTTCAccttatttcatttaaaacttCCAAGTGATGGAGTTGTTTTTGTAAGTTGGCGCTTGTTTTTAAAACTCGGCAGTTCTATGGAATTTGGAAAACCCTAAAATTAAATTCGTCTTGCGCGTTTAGATGGCAATATTAGGCAAATATATAGTCGGCCTATAATATgagggggtttttttttaattatttttatgttttttattgacaGAGAATCATGTACAAAATGTCATAGCATATTAACAACAATAAGTAACACCTCTCAGCAGGgcacataaataaattatatatataaaatagtatagagaagagaaaaaatacaaaagcttaaataaaatagagattaaaaaagaagaaataaacagGTCAATACATCATACATTACACATACCTATGAATATTTTAAGATCATCATACGGTGCAAGGAGAGACagcatgtttgtgtttcattAGTTTCACTGAGGTGATTGTCCACAAGagtctttttaaccctttttaaaagtctttttatgtttttctccaTTTGGATGTGTGGATGAAGTATTTTGCATCAGGATAATCAGGTTGTTCACAatcaaatcacattttgtgtctttaaaataataccaaacacaacattttctcttgtgAGATGAGTTGGATTAGTTGATAGCCAGTCCTGCAGAGTCTATAATATGACATATCCTTATGCTTTTCATGTTTCCGTTAAATTCATTCACCTCAGGATGTGTTcctaatatattgtttttaaatgaggaAACCCCCTCAGGACataactgttattttatttgtgcaaGGTCTGGTTGCTTCTAATTAAACACAGGGGAGAGGGTGTGTTCAGGTGCATCCCAAAGACTCAACAGCTGCAGGCAGTGAAGACATAAGGAATAGTACACACAGAACATGCTTTTCCCGTTAGTCTGACTCGTTTTCTTTTCAATCAGCGAATTTACATACTCTAAAATTAGTACCTTTTTGGTTAACTGGCTTTATTGCACAGGCCCAGCAGgacatttgcattttaaatataaccCTACTTATATCCGTTTTATTCAGAAAATGctctttatttatgtatttatgtgctGCCAGCTCAGATAATGCTGCAGACAATTCAACATTGAAGTAATGGCATTCATTTGTTATTAATAAGgaattaattgtatttttatgtcaCTGCAGTCAAGGAAATGAGCGAAAATATATAAACTATCATATTCTTATAATATGGAGTCTGTGTGTATTATTTGGTCAACAGTAAGCTTTTATATCAGCTCTTTGGGTGTGTCTTTTTAGAGAACAGGAACAACAATTTGCATCAAATACTACAGCATACTTTGAAGCTTATTTGCTTTGAAGATTGATTTGACTTTAATGTGTTGATTTGTGTACAGGTTTCCTGgctcttattattttttctattggCAGGTGCATTGAGTGTGTTGCCTGCTGGGATAATCTGTGTAACCTGAAGACAACAATAGACCAGGTCAGGTCCCAAGACCATCTCCCCTGAAAGATGATCCATTTCTAGTCACAATACTCTACCGACACAGCGAGCCAATGAGACAGGTTCACACCTTCAGTGCCATGGTTCTCCTTGTTACCTTACTTCTAATCTTCGTCTACTCTAACCTCCACCTAGAGACCAGTTACAGTCTCAGGGCTGGACCAGAGGAGGGTCTAAAGCATCCCAGTGATGTGAAAACACAATCCCCCAAACAGGAGACACACCTCACCACACCTCGCCCTGGTGTTCACCACGTGTCTGTGTCTGACAGCTTCAGAAAGACCATCCCTCAGAATGTAGCGTATTGGAACCGCCTGCTGTATTCGGCCCTCAGGAGTCTGGACAAAGGAGAAAAGCCTTTCAGAAATGCCACCGACTGGTCTCGCTGCAGGGAGGCAAATCAGGAGCTTCTGCAAACCAATGTGCATGACTTCAAATCATACCCGGCCTTATTCCAGGACTTTGTGCAGGGCATGAACTGCAGGTCTCCTCCAGTCCTGGTCAACCAACCCAACAAGTGCAACTCAGCTGAAGGGAAGAGAGACAATCAGACATTCCTGCTCTTTGCTATCAAGTCATCTCCTGGAAACTTTGAGCGGAGACAGGCGGTGCGGGAGACCTGGGGCCGAGAGAGGATGTATAAGAGTGGGTTGAGAGTGCGCACTGTGTTTCTGCTGGGAAGCTCCTCAGTGGATGAGCCGGACCTCAGCCCACTGCTCTCATTCGAAGCAAGACGCTTTGGGGACCTCCTGCAGTGGGACTTCCATGAATCCCTTTTGAACCTGACACTCAAAATGCACATGCTCCTCCAGTGGACGCTGAAATACTGTCCTCACGCCTCCTTCGTCTTCAGCGGAGATGATGATGTTTTTGTGAACACACCAGCGTTACTCAGCTACCTGCAGTCTCTAGAGCCTTCAAAGGCCTCTCAGGTGTATGTTGGACATGTCATAAGCACAGCAGTTCCCCTCAGGGACCCCAAAAGCAAGTACTTCATCCCCTTGAGCTTCTATGACGGGCCGTACCCTGCTTACGCTGGCGGGGGTGGTTTTCTCATCTCAGGAGCGTTGCTGCAACCCCTACATCTAGTTTCACGTGTCATTCCTTTCTTCCCCATCGATGATGTCTACGCTGGGATGTGCTTTAAGGCTGCCGGGGTTTCTGCGGAGGCACATTCAGGCTTTCAGACCTTTGATGTCAAGGAGCAGGATCGAGAGAacctgtgtgtgtataaagATCTTATCTTGATTCACCAACGGACTCCAAAGCAGATAAAGAAACTGTGGAATGGCATTCACAGCCCTTTGTTGACTTGTTGAGCTGGAGTGTTGATCAAAAGATGCAgcgattaaaaaaacaacaaagagtaACAACCGTGACTGCATTTCACACTGAAGCCATCACTTATCTGCTTGATATCACTTTGTGACAAGATGATTCAGCAGAAGCATGGACAAAATGCAGAGTAGTTCCGttactgcacttttttttttctatggaGATATTAGAGATGAATAGGGTAAACATCTGTACttacatcagggatgggcaactggaggcctgggggccgcatacggtCCGCACCCTttcttgaagtggccctcagtacaattacatgcatttgagcatgaaatcataaaagtgcagtgtaaaattgcacaaaattactttttgcaattaatgttggtctgctgttcttgcactgaaaaaaaaagaaaccacagtaagtggttattttttatttgcttcaaaccttttgtattcctatttatactgttatgcatgcatttgagcatgacatatgttaagttactgcactgtaaacatatttaaaatagcagtttcatcatatctggttaagtgcacggtactatatgtggccctgtggtagtgtacatgaaaaattgtggccccctgcagcatttaagttgcccatccctgacttaCGTTAAGATTATCATTTCTTCGATTACAGgttttctgaaaatgtatgtttgcaTGTTCTAAATAGGAACAAtctgaacacaaaaacattttggatgtcttttttttatcactcataaatctgaaaatattgtcaacagcattaaaaaatacatttctgccaTGTTTCTTTTTAGGATAATACTGTTCTAGAAATCAGgctattaataatatataaacaaactcCCTCTGTAAAGCCTTATAGTATGGATAGGAATGAAACAGGAACGTTTGGTATGTGCTGCTAAAGTTCAGATTTGTCTCAGaatatcaataaaaatgaaaaggttTTAATAATTCATACATTTTAAGACCCTACAGCGGAGatgtggtaaaaaaaagaaaacatatataACCAAAAACCACCAGTTGCTTATTTAAATGAAGACAAAGACTTTAACAAGTTTCCTtaaattgtgtttaaatatgcaaatggtAGAATATCCAACTCTTTGGTGGAAATCTACAGATGCCTATCATGCAaagtgtaataaaataatatcattGAAATGCAAAAGATGAATTCAGCATTTATCAAGGGATTTTGAGGATGTGGTGTCAACATATTTCACAGcagagtcaaactgaactcatcACAGTCTCAATTTTCTTTTCActactgaatttaaaaaaataaaataaatctaccAAGACGATTGAAAGTTTCATAGTTTATTTTCCACAAAACACCAAACATGTATCACGAGTGTACAGTTCTGGGATTTAGCATAGTGTGTAACAGCATTACAGCATACAAACCCATCTAAAATTTGGGTGTGCATACTAAAAAAACCATTCATAAAGGAGGAAAGTTTCTTCAACACAAGTTAGTCAGCCACCTCAATGATACACAAGGAAACCTGTTAAATACCATAATCAGTGGAGAGGTAAGGTCCAGGAGAGGGAACGTACACAAAAGGGGTGAACTTCCTGTTTAttgctcaatttgtgtgtttgtagtcaAACTGCACCACCTGATTTTGCTGCACTGGAATTAGTGAAAAAAAAGCGTGATTTAGCATTTATAGAGGAGCTTTGCTACCGACAGGAAATCTATTAACTTAAGGCACCAAACCCAGAGGCATGAAGAACAGTAGTTTTGAAAGCACAATCGTTCTCCTCAGTTGTGCAGAAAGAGATGACACAAGTCATATCAAAACTATATTTTTATGAATACATTAAAAGGTGTGCAACAGTTTAGTCTCAATCCTCACCCGCTCACGCATTTAGTCACCACATTTATTTCTCATACAGGTCGAGCGGGTAGTGCTCTTTGTACTGCTGCACGTGCCTCATTAAGGATTCTTTCTGCTTGTCCAGAGCGGGCGTCATCTCCTGGTACACGTCGCTAAACATCAGGTCGGGATTCGGCTTCAGGCGCCTCTCGGCCTTCTCGAATGCCTCCATCGTTGTTTTGCGGGATTGCTTCCGCCAGCTCCTCTCGTCGTCCTCGCTCCACCAGCCGCGGGTCGTCATGTAATGTCTCAGCCTGGAGATGGGATGGTCCTGCTTGTCCCA
This is a stretch of genomic DNA from Centropristis striata isolate RG_2023a ecotype Rhode Island chromosome 4, C.striata_1.0, whole genome shotgun sequence. It encodes these proteins:
- the b3gnt2l gene encoding N-acetyllactosaminide beta-1,3-N-acetylglucosaminyltransferase 2, coding for MRQVHTFSAMVLLVTLLLIFVYSNLHLETSYSLRAGPEEGLKHPSDVKTQSPKQETHLTTPRPGVHHVSVSDSFRKTIPQNVAYWNRLLYSALRSLDKGEKPFRNATDWSRCREANQELLQTNVHDFKSYPALFQDFVQGMNCRSPPVLVNQPNKCNSAEGKRDNQTFLLFAIKSSPGNFERRQAVRETWGRERMYKSGLRVRTVFLLGSSSVDEPDLSPLLSFEARRFGDLLQWDFHESLLNLTLKMHMLLQWTLKYCPHASFVFSGDDDVFVNTPALLSYLQSLEPSKASQVYVGHVISTAVPLRDPKSKYFIPLSFYDGPYPAYAGGGGFLISGALLQPLHLVSRVIPFFPIDDVYAGMCFKAAGVSAEAHSGFQTFDVKEQDRENLCVYKDLILIHQRTPKQIKKLWNGIHSPLLTC